ATCAAGATATTAATTTCAGAACATAAGAGTAAGTGTGAATGAATCTTGAACTTTAAATGTAGCAATGATTCTATTGCTTGTGTGCAAAGTCAAGacctataaaatattattcatatcaTGACTTAGTTTGATGGCATATTTGGTATTATGAAGTATTTCATTGTTATCCATCATTTAGAGCTCAAGAACATTCATATGAAAACTATTGAGGAACACTTGAATTTATAAGTTATAATTTACGTACAGTGATCATTAAAGTAAGGTGGGTGTGCATTATGAATGAACCAGCAAATGCAGGCACTGAAATCTCCAAGTCCACTTGTTTCAAGTcaaacattagttaagccttttttAACTTGGTTTGGCTTAATTTGATAAATTAACAGTGTAACTGATGCAAGTCTTTTGctttagttagggctaaacttcAGTAAATAAACTTATGATTTTATTCTATAACCCAACATTAgttcattttaaaaacttaaagttGTTAATAGTTCTCATACTAAACGTTTACTTACATTTACATCCACCTTTTGCTTACATCTTTTGATATGAAGTTTGCACTTGTGTGCATTTAGATATTAAGTTGTGTTTGTATTTTCAGGACACACAAAAactgattattattataatagatgttTCTTAagcttattattttttattatgaaaacagttttatttataacagtgtgattaatataactgttttatattgcAGTGAACCCTGGAGTAGTACTGATGACAATCCTTTGAATCTGTACTGAATGAACAATAGCCAGTCATGAGAGAAATAAATAAGAACTCGAAAGTCATTGATCCATATGCAAACACAGTTCATTTTGAATCAGCTTCACATGTAGGGACACTTTTAGGGGGTCTTAATTCTCTTAGGAACAAAGGGTTACTTCTAGATATTACACTGATTGCTGATGGACAGTCTTTCAAAGCTCATCGTGTTGTTCTGGCATCTTGCAGTGATTATTTTCGTGCTATGTTTACAGATGCTATGAAGGAAAGTAAGCTCAGTGAAATCAGTCTAAATGGAGTTTCAGCTGAAGGTATGAAGTATGTTTTAGACTATGTGTATACTTCTCGGTTGGCACTCAGTCTTGCCAACATTCAGGACGTTCTTTCTGCAGCTAGCCATCTACAACTCCTAGCAGTTGTTGAAGCTTGTTCCTCTTatcttcagaaacagttagatATCGAAAATTGCGTAGATGTTGCCACTATTGCAGAAACCTACTCTTTACGTCAGCTGAAAAAGAGAGTGTACAGGTTTATGTGTGGCAACTTGCTACATTTCTGTCAAACACCCGAGTTCCAACAGTTATCACCAAGTCAGTTACAGCACCTTCTAGAGTGTGATTTCCCAGTAGACTGTACAGAGAGTGAAGTTTTGAGAACAGTGATCAGGTGGATAGAGTACTATCCCCAGGAAAGAATAAAACATGCTTTTCAACTTTTGAGAAACATACATTTTACAGAAATTCCTTCTGCTGACCTAATTGAAGTTGCAGAGTCACCTGTTATGCAGTGTCTTGTATCAGGAAATCCACTGTTGGGTCGAGTATTGCAATTCTCTATCAGTTTGACTCGACCTAGGGAAGATATGAATGGAGCTTCTCTTATTAACTCTAGAGGAATGGAGTTGGCACTAGTTAAAGTTGGTGGCTTTGGAATGTCTGGTGTGACAAATGAGATAACGTATTTTTTACCAAGTATAGGGAAGTGGCGATATCTTACTTCTATCCCTCATGTAGAACAATGTAATTTTGGAACAGCTGTCTTAAATAATGAACTTTTTGTTGTTGGTGGATGTTTCAATCAAAGCCTTCAAGAAAATGTGCACCCTTTTGGCTTTCGCTACAATCCATTAACAAATCAATGGGCAACCATGGCACCAATGCAGAGAGAACGGTGTAGGTTTTCATTGAGTGTTGTCAGAGGACACTTGTATGCTGTAGGAGGAGCTGGAGAAACAGGTGATAGTGATCTGTTTGATGAAAGTGCCCCATGTGAAAAGTATGATCCTATAGCAGACACCTGGAATCCAATATCTGTTCTTCCAGGTGGGAGGACTCAACATGCTGGAGCATCTTGGAAGTCATATCTGTATATATCTGGTGGCCTTGACCAAGACTTAGTCCTCAACTCTCTAGTGAGGTACAATACAGAAACT
This sequence is a window from Tachypleus tridentatus isolate NWPU-2018 chromosome 5, ASM421037v1, whole genome shotgun sequence. Protein-coding genes within it:
- the LOC143250864 gene encoding kelch-like protein 26, with the translated sequence MREINKNSKVIDPYANTVHFESASHVGTLLGGLNSLRNKGLLLDITLIADGQSFKAHRVVLASCSDYFRAMFTDAMKESKLSEISLNGVSAEGMKYVLDYVYTSRLALSLANIQDVLSAASHLQLLAVVEACSSYLQKQLDIENCVDVATIAETYSLRQLKKRVYRFMCGNLLHFCQTPEFQQLSPSQLQHLLECDFPVDCTESEVLRTVIRWIEYYPQERIKHAFQLLRNIHFTEIPSADLIEVAESPVMQCLVSGNPLLGRVLQFSISLTRPREDMNGASLINSRGMELALVKVGGFGMSGVTNEITYFLPSIGKWRYLTSIPHVEQCNFGTAVLNNELFVVGGCFNQSLQENVHPFGFRYNPLTNQWATMAPMQRERCRFSLSVVRGHLYAVGGAGETGDSDLFDESAPCEKYDPIADTWNPISVLPGGRTQHAGASWKSYLYISGGLDQDLVLNSLVRYNTETDQWETKAPMLTPRADHSMVCYWEKLYVCGGWYEDDTTGTRVLVDSIDCYDIHKDRWIVVSRVPTPRYHAGIVVIGQWLYIVGGFHSDTTFDRASGVVECFNLETELWTVDQHYPQDIWEHTCCTMFIPRCRDDLEVIPDKTLQ